A region from the Drosophila ananassae strain 14024-0371.13 chromosome 2L, ASM1763931v2, whole genome shotgun sequence genome encodes:
- the LOC6500241 gene encoding serine/arginine repetitive matrix protein 2 isoform X8, translated as MSETKKLLDALLCDIYGQQEQLARRMRRCCQDPVFRSRSPKDSKGQLARLASGMTGNRSTLERLDVLKLIDVCAILKVEILMLGYLLEQVLIGRDRLLRHQEVLCEFVTAVLVVESDDAQPKMRFSLSPPPQKAISSARITSPTSSTTNRSTTIASSTSFPGSKQKSSSMLTRNGGGPGSTPTAPTAGGTGQATDDDAASDYNQWLHAMKLVARLPGGTPPEFRRKLWLSLADKYLKSKNVDWAEQREKCFCEEWREDDEELGIQIVKDLHRTGSNLCTGPAGSINQAKLKRILLGYARYNPEVGYCQGFNMLGALILQVMDKEEEESMKVMIYLVEGVLPTGYFCGSMGGLQADMGVFRELMQTRLPRLAKHLQRLQGPVENAFEPPLTNVFTMQWFLTMFCTCLPMSCVLRVWDLVLIEGSDVLLRTALVLWSLLEERVLSVRSADEFYGKMGSYSSELLNGHLVDSNGLIERVVKLGPIEDLRKLRDKHLYNIAPLRHKQGLQLYYDEEDTHSDEERMAVATVWGLNWGRRGSVGPAAPAITTASKQQAEQKDRLALDISLLKKQYDRLRERQKQAHVILTAACSTAARQGSGPIPTSAQSAAVPVNQLLLGRPAIITNKGKRVSAPLGAIPPARKPSLPAVLHNTKPAEKQLRRGETLLWRDTDASRRRRDSLTWKEIKADRAAMMREGVDLTSVKTQKLRTRFGKSDSSSYSEDSDGEQEPARIGGGAAGGGSSTDTSLCDDDDPKSIEKSPKHKAKLARKVLKEQSRESSLERQRPKSWAPSSHEIPFMLMGADSGDEKEKDMGQDAADMAEDSATESGRFTFDKELDSVSDKLEPLKPYREDSEVPGMTSISPLPLTPIEKETAAEGILDGGVTNQYFERVNSVERPSRLELSYSLNEEETDTSSVFLEQRAKVEGQSGDSLEYKALPPHPMTDDGKVPQIRDDNIPGENKDDYKELLSMTIEEKTEEYKSPPPSVSSLTSAQRKRRDPRRRTLTRSSTIEIEERYQALERRISQEQTLGDSRTQSKYIPTTATLEERFHTLEKQLSAEKQRSKDSTDMEAEFQEKAERIPSTADLETRFNALTKQLSSSESSSKAPIDLKDDEPSRGSGSKEQSDNEKTSKLQKSEELEAESKESTAKSESSEGEEKKTEENTEERPRLKKLPSTAELEDRFNALERKMSVQKSSPAKTKKEPPDENVGSKDTSASKESDKTEKHVKKVSEEKDPKAAPNNASKEEKLPPKERNASDNESKIPSPDNPQKGSPSRKPSPDQSEKKECTKSNAADSEESSSTPERQKTVSTKKERHNEKDTKESQFLKKSDEESTKKSEASNEPIQTPRKSPPSTEELEKRFNALEKQLSSTHLETNKEPEQTKSDGDHKLSKEVNNSQKAVDEKPKSVKSFEDKINEVNSALVKGPTNNEVKDQTQEEVGPVDVSKSQATTEENPKQDLGKRRASEPPSTEDLEKRYESLKRRMSSKNQFGAPSETVIEALDRVEQEVISESGEESKKAPPSTEDLESRFEALQGGSKSKDVAIEAHIPEPPPPPPPPPALSEPVLHHQQALIAELQRKMGGKSPGEENLRPSQINPQKKQRKILQRPPPMGDETSEAPANTAYYLPCQQQRMVRRFSDLPSRADLENRLQFLERQLYKKFYKQRCASDSEVASKVRMLSDDDQPSTSRQAKDQLEQRVLALEKQLSENSLKLLEAMREREKAEAAPKSDDSGSPRRLSTETIDATGKELVRYTQNIGDLEEVDAHKPINISINIKMLLNKDGESKQPKSEPKPTTDDLRKRLEVLEQQLLEERAKNGTVIPDPERPPHDKPEKPEETDSLKKIEKNSHNQHVKSDETEKVIEPIKDKNPEPEAAKETKTLKNEEKAQVREKEVAIEKEPSKSEKEAFVNPESSQEKSKETSEKNSQKSEEAFKKDEPKAKTESPVKKLEETIKKDDSKATVEQPAQKSEVKKESLAPKTETAKEPSIESKVTAENIKSCPEDAKKKANEPPKDTQSSPSRSEKLKAEETSKENKPEGTKEGTPASTDKKDNSKAEVGNSSKEQETKCESIKARECQAISDSCDLGSIDANNKTVVLLMDNEPRASRVRRLTRANTEELEGLFQALEKQLQDRNLIKSEDGRLIRAENKPSAEQTEQAQAITDLTKEIEDFTSGKPEEKEKPQTSKDDKVEEPKETGEDYDWGPNPVKHHLKRKTVYLPSTKELEARFRSLERQIKLLEDVEKIDVEQRLNEIERKIKLQYSLSHEKDLNKYLELCEGKGLDDEEPSVPEEAPAETEETRNPRDRSRSPARKVVSKSPYTSPSRSKATKSPYTSPSRQRKKTPHSSPIRTPEPKTPAKSPFTSPARRQPHPNDLPISDDLEYKYRVLDLVRSKSKENLAKRMNDPNRKPAVHPLELLLSPSPDESKIPTTGELEHRIRVLDEKLKSPSRSRPKSRSRSPTIEDIKRQKMRDNQKPRTPVHNLERLVGSPGRPEPPTAEELEERIRLLEQEQKFDFKTQKDYKAFNQKLKDVISPSLSFEEFRAAKSREQSPRRHGATTPKSALRRDDYDDGITTHYHRPTSPKVIRFRDEDEDEDRFEESPPRKQRTSSDRMVSFNNVVLDCLRENTKILQRILKKTLADQPSAIRSYANSSEGLDALGSRLMRETSPITRTGTHTGVPLRTGENINDRLSSIKNTIKSIDTLCEEKPYQKEKCQRYIDSLFSDSLHFSSKKSSLEDLRTQSRSESRGRSRDYAPSIRVTSEHRSLGSEEDSRKSPLRTRDQSPLHYRSHRELSREVSPRRRRQEEDEEEAQRRERESSRIDN; from the exons ATGAG CGAAACCAAGAAGCTACTCGACGCATTGCTGTGCGACATCTACGGCCAGCAGGAGCAACTGGCCCGCCGCATGCGTCGCTGCTGCCAGGATCCCGTCTTCCGCAGCCGCTCCCCAAAAGACTCCAAAGGTCAGCTCGCCCGCCTGGCTAGCGGCATGACCGGCAACCGCTCCACCCTAGAGCGCCTGGACGTGCTCAAGCTCATCGACGTTTGCGCCATCCTCAAAGTGGAGATCCTGATGCTGGGATACCTGCTGGAGCAGGTCCTTATCGGGCGGGACCGCTTGCTCCGGCACCAAGAGGTCCTGTGTGAGTTTGTCACTGCCGTGCTCGTTGTGGAGAGTG ACGATGCACAGCCTAAAATGCGTTTTAGCCTCTCACCACCGCCACAGAAAGCCATTAGCAGCGCCCGCATAACCTCGCCcaccagcagcaccaccaaccGCAGCACCACCATCGCCAGCAGCACCTCCTTCCCCGGCAGCAAGCAGAAAAGCAGCAGCATGCTGACCCGCAATGGCGGAGGACCCGGGAGCACCCCCACTGCCCCCACTGCCGGAGGCACAGGCCAAGCCACCGACGATGACGCCGCCTCGGACTACAACCAGTGGCTCCATGCTATGAAGCTGGTGGCTCGGCTGCCCGGAGGAACGCCCCCCGAATTTCGACGCAAG TTGTGGCTCTCATTGGCGGACAAGTACCTCAAGTCTAAGAACGTGGACTGGGCAGAGCAGCGGGAGAAGTGCTTTTGCGAGGAGTGGCGCGAGGACGACGAGGAGTTGGGCATCCAAATTGTCAAG GACCTCCATCGCACGGGGTCAAATCTGTGCACCGGTCCCGCGGGCTCCATCAACCAGGCCAAGCTTAAGCGCATCCTTCTCGGCTATGCTCGCTACAACCCCGAGGTGGGCTACTGCCAG GGCTTCAACATGCTGGGAGCCCTCATTCTCCAAGTTATGGACAAGGAAGAGGAGGAGTCCATGAAGGTCATGATCTACCTGGTGGAGGGCGTTCTGCCCACGGGCTACTTCTGCGGGTCGATGGGCGGCCTTCAGGCGGATATGGGTGTGTTCCGGGAGCTGATGCAAACCAGATTGCCCCGCCTGGCCAAGCACCTGCAAAGGCTGCAGGGTCCCGTAGAGAACGCCTTTGAGCCGCCGCTGACGAACGTTTTCACCATGCAGTGGTTTCTCACCATGTTCTGTACCTGCCTGCCCATGTCCTGCGTCCTGCGCGTGTGGGACCTGGTGCTTATCGAAGGCAGCGACGTACTTCTGCGCACCGCCCTCGTCCTCTGGAGTTTGCTCGAAGA ACGTGTTCTCAGCGTTCGCTCGGCCGATGAGTTCTACGGTAAGATGGGCTCCTATTCGAGCGAACTTCTCAACGGCCACCTCGTAGATTCCAATGGCCTCATAGAACGAGTGGTTAAGTTAGGACCCATCGAGGATCTTCGGAAGCTCAGGGATAAGCATCTCTATAACATAGCGCCATTGCGTCATAAACAGGGACTGCA GCTCTACTACGACGAGGAGGACACTCATTCGGACGAGGAGCGCATGGCAGTGGCTACAGTTTGGGGCTTGAACTGGGGCAGGCGAGGATCTGTGGGTCCCGCGGCGCCCGCAATTACAACGGCGAGCAAACAGCAAGCGGAACAGAAGGACCGGCTGGCTTTGGACATTTCTCTGCTGAAGAAGCAGTACGACCGACTGCGGGAACGCCAGAAGCAGGCTCACGTCATCCTAACTGCGGCCTGCTCCACGGCAGCGCGGCAAGGATCAGGGCCGATTCCAACCTCCGCACAATCTGCGGCAGTACCAGTGAATCAACTGCTCCTCGGCCGCCCAGCCATTATTACCAACAAAGGCAAGCGGGTCAGTGCCCCCCTGGGCGCGATTCCTCCAGCGCGGAAACCTTCTCTGCCAGCAGTGCTCCATAACACTAAGCCGGCAGAGAAACAACTGCGTCGCGGGGAAACCCTGCTCTGGAGGGATACGGACGCCAGCAGGAGAAGACGGGACAGTCTTACCTGGAAGGAGATCAAGGCGGACCGGGCAGCCATGATGCGCGAGGGCGTTGACTTGACCTCCGTGAAGACCCAGAAACTCCGCACGAGGTTTGGAAAGAGCGACAGCTCTTCATACAGCGAGGACAGTGATGGTGAGCAGGAGCCTGCTAGAATCGGAGGAGGAGCAGCCGGAGGTGGATCCAGCACGGACACAAGTCTCTGCGACGATGATGACCCCAAGTCTATTGAAAAGAGTCCCAAGCACAAAGCTAAGCTAGCGCGTAAGGTTCTAAAAGAGCAGTCCAGGGAGTCTAGTCTGGAACGCCAAAGACCCAAATCTTGGGCACCCAGCAGCCACGAGATTCCTTTCATGTTGATGGGTGCGGATAGTGGTGATGAAAAGGAGAAGGACATGGGACAGGATGCGGCAGACATGGCAGAAGACAGTGCCACTGAGAGCGGTCGCTTCACCTTCGACAAGGAGTTGGATTCTGTCAGCGATAAGTTGGAACCATTGAAACCCTACCGCGAAGATAGCGAAGTACCCGGCATGACCTCCATTAGTCCTTTGCCGCTGACCCCCATAGAAAAGGAAACAGCAGCAGAAGGCATACTAGATGGTGGAGTAACCAATCAGTATTTCGAGAGGGTCAATAGTGTGGAGCGTCCCAGTCGCCTAGAGCTATCATATTCCCTGAACGAAGAGGAGACGGATACGAGCTCGGtgttcttggagcaaagggcGAAGGTGGAGGGCCAGAGTGGGGATAGTTTAGAGTACAAAGCTCTGCCGCCACATCCTATGACAGATGACGGTAAAGTGCCTCAAATTCGAGACGACAACATTCCCGGTGAGAACAAGGACGACTACAAGGAGCTTCTCAGCATGACGATAGAGGAAAAGACCGAAGAGTACAAGTCTCCGCCCCCCAGTGTGAGTAGTTTGACTAGCGCCCAACGAAAGAGACGAGATCCTCGACGAAGGACCTTAACTCGCTCCTCCACTATTGAAATCGAAGAGCGCTACCAAGCATTGGAGCGGAGAATCAGCCAGGAGCAGACCCTCGGGGATAGTCGGACCCAATCCAAGTACATTCCCACCACAGCTACTCTGGAGGAACGCTTCCATACCCTGGAGAAACAGCTGAGTGCTGAGAAGCAACGCAGCAAGGATTCCACAGATATGGAGGCTGAATTTCAGGAGAAGGCAGAACGCATTCCCTCTACCGCAGATCTCGAAACTCGATTCAATGCCCTAACCAAACAACTAAGCTCTAGTGAGTCCTCTTCGAAAGCCCCAATCGATCTCAAGGACGATGAGCCGTCCCGAGGCAGTGGCTCCaaagagcaaagtgataacGAAAAGACCAGCAAATTGCAAAAATCAGAAGAACTTGAGGCGGAGAGCAAGGAATCTACAGCCAAAAGCGAATCCAGTGAAggagaagaaaagaaaacggAGGAGAATACAGAGGAAAGGCCTCGTCTTAAGAAGCTTCCATCCACTGCCGAGCTGGAGGATCGATTCAACGCCCTCGAGCGAAAGATGAGTGTTCAAAAGAGTAGTCCGGCCAAGACGAAGAAAGAGCCACCTGATGAGAACGTAGGTTCTAAGGACACCAGTGCGTCAAAAGAGTCGGATAAAACTGAAAAGCATGTTAAAAAGGTGTCTGAAGAAAAAGATCCGAAAGCAGCTCCCAATAATGCTTCCAAAGAGGAAAAGCTCCCTCCGAAAGAAAGGAATGCTAGCGATAATGAATCTAAGATACCATCCCCGGATAATCCTCAAAAAGGCAGTCCCTCTAGGAAACCGAGTCCTGATCAATCAGAAAAAAAGGAATGTACAAAATCGAATGCGGCAGACTCTGAGGAAAGTTCTTCAACTCCAGAAAGGCAAAAAACTGTTTCCACAAAGAAAGAAAGACACAATGAAAAGGACACTAAAGAATCgcaattcttaaaaaaatccGATGAAGAATCCACGAAAAAGTCTGAAGCTTCAAATGAGCCTATACAGACTCCAAGAAAGTCTCCGCCATCCACAGAGGAGCTGGAGAAGCGGTTCAATGCTTTGGAGAAACAATTGAGCTCCACACACCTGGAAACAAACAAAGAGCCGGAGCAAACAAAGTCAGATGGGGATCATAAACTTTCTAAGGAAGTAAACAACTCTCAAAAGGCTGTCGATGAGAAGCCCAAGTCCGTCAAGTCCTTTGAAgacaaaattaatgaagtCAATTCTGCTTTGGTAAAGGGGCCAACCAATAATGAGGTAAAAGATCAGACTCAGGAGGAGGTAGGCCCCGTCGATGTGAGCAAGTCGCAGGCCACCACCGAAGAGAACCCTAAACAAGACTTGGGCAAGCGAAGGGCATCCGAGCCACCTTCCACAGAAGATCTAGAGAAGCGTTACGAGAGCCTGAAACGTCGTATGAGCAGCAAAAACCAGTTTGGAGCCCCTAGCGAAACTGTGATAGAAGCCCTGGATAGGGTTGAGCAGGAGGTAATCTCAGAGTCTGGCGAGGAGTCAAAGAAGGCACCACCGTCCACTGAGGACCTGGAAAGTAGATTTGAAGCCTTGCAAGGCGGCTCAAAGTCAAAGGACGTTGCGATCGAAGCACATATTCCAGAGccacctccgcctccaccacctcctccCGCATTGTCCGAGCCCGTTCTCCACCACCAGCAAGCACTGATCGCCGAGCTGCAGAGAAAGATGGGAGGCAAGTCTCCCGGCGAGGAGAACCTCCGCCCCAGCCAGATCAATCCACAGAAAAAACAGAGGAAGATTCTGCAACGACCCCCGCCCATGGGCGATGAGACCTCGGAAGCACCTGCAAACACGGCTTACTACCTGCCCTGTCAGCAGCAGCGCATGGTGCGCCGGTTCTCCGACCTGCCCTCCAGGGCCGATCTGGAGAACCGGTTGCAGTTCCTGGAGAGGCAGCTGTACAAGAAGTTCTACAAGCAGCGCTGTGCAAGTGATTCCGAAGTTGCATCGAAGGTCAGGATGCTCTCCGACGACGACCAGCCGAGCACCTCCCGCCAGGCCAAGGACCAGCTAGAGCAGCGTGTCCTTGCGCTGGAGAAGCAGCTGAGCGAGAACAGCTTGAAGCTTCTCGAGGCCATGCGGGAGCGGGAGAAGGCAGAAGCTGCGCCCAAGAGCGATGATAGCGGTTCCCCTCGCAGGCTGAGTACCGAAACCATCGATGCCACCGGCAAGGAGCTGGTGAGGTACACCCAGAACATTGGAGACCTGGAGGAGGTAGATGCTCACAAGCCCATTAATATCAGCATAAACATTAAGATGCTGTTGAACAAGGATGGAGAGTCCAAACAGCCCAAGAGCGAGCCCAAGCCCACGACGGACGATTTGAGGAAACGCTTGGAGGTCCTGGAGCAACAGCTTTTGGAAGAGCGGGCCAAGAATGGCACTGTGATCCCAGATCCTGAACGACCGCCACATGATAAGCCAGAAAAGCCGGAGGAGACCGACTCTCTgaagaaaatagaaaaaaattccCACAACCAACACGTAAAAAGCGACGAAACCGAGAAGGTGATCGAACCTATTAAAGACAAAAACCCGGAACCCGAGGCTGCCAAGGAAACCAAGACTTTGAAGAACGAAGAAAAGGCTCAGGTCAGAGAAAAGGAAGTCGCTATAGAAAAAGAACCATCGAAGTCCGAAAAAGAAGCTTTTGTTAATCCTGAGTCTTCTcaagaaaaatcaaaagaGACTTCGGAAAAAAATTCTCAAAAGTCAGAAGAAGCTTTCAAAAAAGATGAACCGAAAGCGAAAACTGAAAGCCCAGTTAAAAAATTAGaagaaactattaaaaaaGATGACTCGAAAGCGACAGTTGAACAACCCGCTCAAAAATCTGAAGTCAAAAAAGAGTCTTTAGCTCCGAAAACTGAAACTGCCAAAGAACCCTCCATTGAGAGCAAAGTCACAgcagaaaatataaaatcatGCCCCGAGGATGCAAAAAAGAAAGCGAATGAACCGCCAAAAGATACTCAAAGTTCACCCTCGAGATCTGAAAAGCTAAAAGCTGAGGAGACTTCGAAAGAAAACAAACCTGAAGGCACTAAAGAAGGAACACCTGCTTCCACTGATAAAAAAGATAATTCCAAAGCAGAAGTAGGAAACTCCTCCAAAGAGCAGGAAACAAAATGTGAATCAATTAAAGCTAGAGAATGCCAAGCTATCAGCGATTCCTGCGACTTAGGTTCCATCGATGCCAACAACAAGACCGTAGTACTTCTCATGGACAACGAACCGCGAGCGTCGAGAGTACGCCGACTCACCAGAGCCAACACGGAGGAACTGGAAGGTCTGTTCCAAGCACTTGAGAAGCAGCTGCAGGACAGAAACCTGATTAAATCCGAAGACGGTCGATTGATAAGGGCTGAAAACAAGCCCAGTGCAGAGCAGACCGAACAGGCCCAGGCAATCACCGATCTTACCAAGGAAATCGAGGACTTTACCAGCGGTAAGCCCGAAGAGAAGGAAAAGCCCCAAACCTCTAAGGACGACAAAGTTGAAGAGCCCAAGGAGACTGGAGAAGACTATGATTGGGGACCGAATCCCGTGAAGCATCATCTGAAAAGGAAAACTGTTTACCTGCCTTCCACAAAAGAACTAGAGGCTCGATTCCGATCCCTCGAACGCCAAATAAAATTGCTTGAAGATGTGGAGAAGATCGATGTCGAGCAGCGCTTAAATGAGATTGAGCGAAAGATCAAACTGCAGTACTCTCTTTCCCATGAAAAAGACCTTAACAAGTACCTGGAGCTCTGTGAAGGAAAGGGTTTGGACGACGAGGAACCCTCAGTGCCGGAGGAAGCTCCTGCCGAAACGGAGGAAACACGAAATCCCAGAGATCGCTCACGTAGTCCAGCCCGGAAGGTGGTCAGCAAATCGCCCTACACCTCTCCCTCGCGGAGCAAGGCCACAAAGTCGCCTTATACTTCACCATCTCGGCAGCGTAAGAAGACTCCTCACTCTTCGCCAATCCGGACGCCAGAACCAAAGACTCCCGCAAAGAGCCCTTTTACGTCCCCAGCTCGACGCCAGCCCCATCCCAATGATCTGCCCATCTCCGACGATCTGGAGTACAAGTACAGGGTGCTTGATCTGGTGCGGTCCAAGTCGAAAGAGAATCTGGCCAAGCGCATGAACGATCCCAATCGCAAACCGGCCGTGCATCCACTTGAGTTGCTACTGTCCCCCAGTCCAGACGAGAGCAAGATTCCCACAACGGGCGAGCTGGAGCACAGAATACGAGTTCTGGACGAAAAGCTGAAATCGCCTTCCAGATCCCGGCCGAAGTCCCGATCTAGATCTCCTACCATCGAGGATATAAAAAGGCAAAAGATGCGTGATAATCAGAAGCCCAGGACACCTGTTCACAACCTGGAGCGGCTGGTCGGATCGCCCGGCCGGCCGGAACCACCCACTGCTGAAGAGCTCGAAGAACGCATCCGCCTGCTGGAACAGGAGCAGAAGTTCGACTTTAAGACCCAAAAGGACTATAAAGCATTCAATCAAAAGCTGAAGGACGTGATCTCCCCATCGCTCTCCTTCGAAGAGTTCAGGGCCGCCAAGTCCCGGGAGCAGAGTCCACGCCGCCACGGCGCCACCACTCCCAAATCAGCCCTGCGCCGAGACGATTACGACGACGGCATCACCACCCACTATCACCGCCCCACCAGCCCGAAGGTCATCCGCTTCCGAGACGAGGACGAAGATGAGGACCGATTCGAGGAGTCTCCGCCCCGGAAGCAGCGCACATCCAGCGATCGAATGGTTAGCTTCAACAATGTCGTTTTGGACTGTTTAAGGGAGAATACTAAAATCCTTCAACGTATTCTTAAGAAGACTCTTGCAGATCAGCCGTCGGCCATACGCAGCTACGCCAACAGCTCGGAGGGTTTGGATGCCCTGGGGAGTCGCCTCATGAGG GAAACCTCTCCCATAACCCGAACTGGAACCCACACGGGCGTGCCACTGCGAACTGGAGAGAATATCAACGACCGCTTGAGTTCCATCAAGAACACTATCAAGTCCATCGACACGCTCTGCGAGGAAAAACCCTACCAGAAGGAGAAGTGCCAGCGCTACATCGACTCCCTCTTCTCGGACTCCCTGCACTTTTCCAGCAAGAAGAGTTCTCTAGAGGACTTGAGGACCCAAAGCAGAAGCGAGAGCAGAGGCAGGAGCCGAGATTACGCGCCCTCCATACGAGTCACCTCCGAGCACCGTTCACTGGGATCGGAAGAGGACTCTCGAAAGAGTCCGCTGCGGACACGGGATCAGAGCCCACTGCATTATCGATCGCACAGGGAGCTCAGCAGGGAGGTTTCGCCGAGGAGGAGGCGCCAAGAagaggatgaggaggaggcGCAGCGTAGGGAGCGGGAGAGCAGTAGG ATAGACAACTAG